TTAATAAATTGGGCTTCACTGATAACACCATTAACTTTGTCAATATAAAGATTTTGAATTATTTTATTCCTTTCATTTAGTAGCTTATCTAAATTCTTGATTTCTTTTTTTATTCCTTTAATCTCTTTTGTTAGGAAATTTTCTTTAATTAATTTATATGCTAATTTCTCAACAGAGACTTCCTTTATATGTTCTTTTAGTTTTTCAGATACTTTATTCTTTAAAACATCAAGTCTAATACTATGACTAGTACAAAGTTTTTTATCTGGAGTACTATTATATAAACTACATCTAAGATACTCATATTTTCCTGTTCTGACCTTATTCATACTACTTTTACAATCCATACATCTTACTTTTCCTGCAAATGCATGAGACATACCTTTACCTGTACTCCTAACTCTCATGTTTAGTCTATTTTGTACTGCTTCAAAGGTTTCATAGTCAACTATAGGAGTATGAGTACCTCTAACTATTATCCAATCATTTTTGTCTTTTGAAACTACCTTTTTTGATTTATAATTAATCTTTTCTCTTTTCCCCTGTACTAGATTACCAATGTAAACTTCATTTCTAAGAATTCTTCTTACGGTTGTTTTATTCCATAATCCATATGAATCTGTTTTAGATGAATTTTTAAACTTTAGTCCCTTCTCTTGCTTATAGCGTGTTGGATTTGGTACACCTTTTTTATTAAGTATACGAGCAATATATTGAGTACCATGTCCTTGTAAATACCAATTAAATATCATTCTAATAATCCTTGCAGCTTTTTCATCTACAATAAGTCTATTTTTATCCTTTGGGTCTTTTTCATAGCCATATGGAGCAAATGAGCCTATAAATTTTCCTTCTTCTCTTTTTACTTTAAAGGTTGCTCTAATAGCTTTACTTATATCTTCACAGTACCATTCATTCACTAAACTGTTTATTTGTCTTGATTTTTTATTAGCATCATCTAAGGTATCTACATAATCAGTTAAACTAATGAATCTTATCCCCCACTCTGGAAACTTTCTATGTAAATATTTCTCTACAACTTCTATATCCCTTGAAAATCTTGATTGATGCTTGCATAATACTATATTAAACCTACCTTTTTCAGCATCTTTTATCATTTTCTTAAATTCAGGTCTTTCAATATCTAGCCCCGAATAGTCATCATCACTATATATTTTGTATATATACCAACCTTTCTCCATTGCGTATTTAGTGAGCATTATTTTTTGGTTCTGTATACTTTCACTTTCACCAAACCCTTTTTCCTTATCTCTATCTTCATCACTTAGTCTGCAATATATAGAGACTTTTTCCATATGAAGATATCACCTTCTTTTATGGTTTAACTTCAATTCCTTCACTTTTTTTAATAATTAAAATAAGTAATTCTTCCAACCTTTCTACTCTTTTATTTTCATCTCCATTT
This genomic window from Caldisalinibacter kiritimatiensis contains:
- a CDS encoding recombinase family protein, which translates into the protein MEKVSIYCRLSDEDRDKEKGFGESESIQNQKIMLTKYAMEKGWYIYKIYSDDDYSGLDIERPEFKKMIKDAEKGRFNIVLCKHQSRFSRDIEVVEKYLHRKFPEWGIRFISLTDYVDTLDDANKKSRQINSLVNEWYCEDISKAIRATFKVKREEGKFIGSFAPYGYEKDPKDKNRLIVDEKAARIIRMIFNWYLQGHGTQYIARILNKKGVPNPTRYKQEKGLKFKNSSKTDSYGLWNKTTVRRILRNEVYIGNLVQGKREKINYKSKKVVSKDKNDWIIVRGTHTPIVDYETFEAVQNRLNMRVRSTGKGMSHAFAGKVRCMDCKSSMNKVRTGKYEYLRCSLYNSTPDKKLCTSHSIRLDVLKNKVSEKLKEHIKEVSVEKLAYKLIKENFLTKEIKGIKKEIKNLDKLLNERNKIIQNLYIDKVNGVISEAQFIKFNKRFTDDKEKLLNRRDKLFKDIENIKQKKGNLNKWREIVIRYKNFDKLDHTMVNYLINYIEVGEKDKDNGVQKVRIHWKF